Proteins from a single region of Halorubrum sp. 2020YC2:
- a CDS encoding helix-turn-helix domain-containing protein, producing MSDAAGADGSRRLRVDLDVDPAADGGCPIVTEADEAADVAVNAAGEECVVDVTTPDGEVRRGTGEVDEDCLCHAFGRLGCAPHFRRVEDGTILVTAYVDDRAAVRGLVEELRGVVDRVRLVRLAVVKGPNATEQVTFDLSALTPKQRRGLELAVVRGYFDDDRDVRLSDLADELDISKSALSQRLRTAQAKLVTDIFDDAER from the coding sequence ATGTCCGACGCCGCCGGCGCCGACGGGAGCCGCCGCCTGCGGGTCGACCTCGACGTCGACCCGGCCGCCGACGGCGGCTGTCCGATCGTCACCGAGGCCGACGAGGCCGCCGACGTGGCGGTCAACGCGGCCGGCGAGGAGTGCGTCGTCGACGTGACGACCCCCGACGGGGAGGTGCGCCGCGGGACCGGCGAGGTCGACGAGGACTGCCTCTGTCACGCGTTCGGCCGACTCGGCTGCGCGCCCCACTTCCGACGCGTCGAGGACGGGACGATACTCGTGACGGCGTACGTCGACGACCGGGCCGCCGTCCGCGGTCTGGTCGAGGAGCTTCGCGGGGTCGTCGACCGGGTGCGGCTCGTCCGGCTCGCGGTCGTCAAGGGACCGAACGCGACCGAGCAGGTCACGTTCGACCTCTCCGCGCTGACCCCGAAACAGCGCCGCGGCCTCGAGCTCGCGGTCGTCCGCGGCTACTTCGACGACGACCGCGACGTGCGCCTGAGCGACCTGGCCGACGAGCTAGACATCAGCAAGTCCGCGCTCTCCCAGCGGCTCCGCACCGCACAGGCGAAGCTGGTGACGGACATCTTCGACGACGCCGAGCGGTGA